One Sulfurimonas sp. HSL-3221 genomic window, CCTGCGGATGTCCGGAACAAGCTTTTCGACGCGTGGAACAAAAATCTCAACCTTCTGGTCGAGAACAAGCTCTTTTACCGTCCGGCGCGCATGCCTACGGCCGTTGCTTTCGAGACAAACGATCCCAAACGCGAATTCGTCGAGCATATTGTCGATCACGAGCTGCTGGGGGAGACGGACATCTCCTTTGATCCGGTGAACTATTTCCGCGCGGGGGACGCGCATCCGCCGCTCCCCGAACACTACCGGACGCGCGGGGATTATATCCAGGCGTTCCGTGCCATTTCGAAACCCGGGACGGCCTTTGTCCGTACGATCGACGGCCAACAGTCGAACCTGGCGTATGTCCGTGTGCGTATGCCCGAAGGGGAGGAGGATATCCTCTTTTCAGTCGTCGTGAACCGTTGGCATGACAACGTCGCTTTCATGTTCGATGAAAAGGGCCGTCTCGACCCCTCCAAGGACAGTGCGGATTTCATCTTTGATTTTATCGGCTCCTATCCGAACATGCTGCTCGAGCTGGATGCGGAGGAGGCTCCGGCCTTTTTCGATATGCTCGCACACTACAAAGATACGCCCGAGTATCGCCGCCGCTTCTTTCATTTCGGCATTACCCGGGACAACCCCCGCTTCTGGGAAACGTACGACTGGTTCCAGAAACGCTTCGAAGCGATGCACCCCATTGACGCGGGCTTGTTCGACCTGAACCGCTACTACTACCTTTCGCGCTCCCACGGGAAAAAAGAGGGGGAAGAGTAAAGGGCGGACGCCGGCGGGCGAAATGTGCTACAATGGTCCCAAGCCACTTGAATAAAAGGAGTCTAGGATGTCAAAATCGATGGTTGAGATCAAAACGCTAAAACTGGCGCATACGCAAAACGGCACGATCAGTATCGCGCATATCGAGGAGCCTTACGGCAAACACAGCAGCCCGGTGGTCAGCATCGCCATCGCATTGGAAGGGGCATCCAGCGACTGGAAGGTCCATCTCCCTTACGAAAACATCGATGAGGTGATCAAGGGACTCCAGGAAGCGAAAGCGTCCAACGAAGGGATGCCGCATCACGACAAGCATACCGAAGACCTGAATGCCGACACCGGCGGCGGGGCCTAGGCCAGCTCCTCCCCGAAGACGCTGCGCATGAGGGCACCGTCGCCTTCGGAGTGCGCATACAGTAACACCTCACACTCAAAACCGACGCCACTTCTGAAAAAATCACGATAGATCTCCAGCACCTGCCGCTTGTCCAGCCCGCCGACACCCGTGCCCATCAGCGGCAGCGCCAGGGTGACGTTCTTGCCGTGCAGCGCGGCAAAGGCGGCCAGGGCCGTCTGAATGTTACGGAGGATGGTCTCGATCTCCCCAAGCCGCGGCAGGGCCTCCGCCGCGCCGGGATTGTAGTCCATTACGGCGGCATGAAGCATGCTGCCGAAACGCGCGCAGCCGCCGGTGGCGACGACATCCCCTTTCTGCAGCGTTCCCGTTTCCTTCAACGCACGGGTCATGGCGCTCTGCAGGGCCGGGCCGCAGGCACGGGCAAAGGCGCCCGAGACCCCGGAACCAAGCTGTAAAACGGTATTGGACGGATTGACAATGAAGTCCGATGCCGGTGCGTCCAGGAGGTTCCCTGTTTTGATGGTTACATGGTAGGCCATACACACATTGTAGCATCATCTGCACGGGGGAGGGGAGGGAGCCGATAC contains:
- a CDS encoding macro domain-containing protein; this encodes MAYHVTIKTGNLLDAPASDFIVNPSNTVLQLGSGVSGAFARACGPALQSAMTRALKETGTLQKGDVVATGGCARFGSMLHAAVMDYNPGAAEALPRLGEIETILRNIQTALAAFAALHGKNVTLALPLMGTGVGGLDKRQVLEIYRDFFRSGVGFECEVLLYAHSEGDGALMRSVFGEELA